TGGCCGAAACCGGCTTGGGGCGTTACGAGGACAAGCTCAAGAAGAACCGCCTGGCGATCGAAAAAACCCCGGGCGTCGAGGCGCTCGATCCCAAAGCCTTTTCCGGCGACGACGGCCTGACCATCGAAGAAAGGGCGCCTTTCGGAGTGATCGGCAGCATCACTCCCTGCACCAATCCCTCGGAAACCATCATCTGCAACGGCATCGGCATGATCGCCGGCGGCAACGCGGTGGTCTTCAATCCCCATCCCGCGGCCAGGGAAACCTCCGCCTACACGGTCGACCTGCTGAACCAGGCGGTCATCGCCGCAGGCGGCCCTCCCAACCTGTTTTGCACCGTCGTGTCCCCGACCATTGAATCGGCTCAGCAGCTGATGACGCACCCCGGCGTGCAACTGCTGGTCGTTACCGGCGGACCGGCAGTGGTGGCGGCGGCCATGAGATCGGGAAAACGAGTGATCGCCGCCGGGCCCGGCAATCCGCCGGTGGTCGTGGACGATAGCGCCGATCTGGAAAAGGCGGCCAGGGACATCGTGACCAGCGCCAGCTGCGACAACAACATCATCTGCGTGGTCGAGAAGGAGATCATCGTCACCAGCGCCGCCGCCCCGGGCCTGAAAAAAGCGCTGCTGGAAGCGGGTGCCGTCGAACTGGGCGCGCACCAGGCCGGCCGGCTCGAGAAAATCATCCTGGGCGGGGACGGGCACCCCAACAAAGCCTGGATCGGCAAGGACGTGCAA
The sequence above is drawn from the Candidatus Aminicenantes bacterium genome and encodes:
- a CDS encoding aldehyde dehydrogenase EutE, whose protein sequence is MNVSDDQIKKIVDQVVDKLTTLGLKAGDNPVRQDRPATETAVALAGERGCFPDIDSACHAAKRAFLDYRDVPVKQRERIIAAMREICLEHLPELSRRALAETGLGRYEDKLKKNRLAIEKTPGVEALDPKAFSGDDGLTIEERAPFGVIGSITPCTNPSETIICNGIGMIAGGNAVVFNPHPAARETSAYTVDLLNQAVIAAGGPPNLFCTVVSPTIESAQQLMTHPGVQLLVVTGGPAVVAAAMRSGKRVIAAGPGNPPVVVDDSADLEKAARDIVTSASCDNNIICVVEKEIIVTSAAAPGLKKALLEAGAVELGAHQAGRLEKIILGGDGHPNKAWIGKDVQLILQQIGMDVPPEKRLAFVETGADHPFAKEEMLMPVLPFICVRDIDAAIELAYRLEGGCFHTAVIHSRHIDSMHRMAKKMNTTIFVKNGMALAGLGLGGEGFTSFTIASPTGEGLTTAWHFTRTRRCTLSGYFRIV